A section of the Mastomys coucha isolate ucsf_1 unplaced genomic scaffold, UCSF_Mcou_1 pScaffold15, whole genome shotgun sequence genome encodes:
- the LOC116092205 gene encoding olfactory receptor 4C15-like — translation MQNQSFVTEFVFLGLSQNPNLQQLIFFICLVVYIATIGSNMMIVVTVVCSPALLGSPMYFFLAFLSLLDASFSSAMTPKMIVDSLYKRKTISFEGCMIQLFVEHFFGGAEMMLLTAMAYDRYVAICKPLHYSSIMTRKLCGTLVGVAWAGGLLHSTVQIIFTLQLPFCGPNVINHFMCDLFPLLELACTDTHIFGLFVVANSGLICIIVFVLLLVSYGFILLSLRSQSSEGRWKALSTCGSHIAVVVLFFVPCIFIYARPHSAFSFDKMVALFYTMLSPLLNPIIYTFRNKDMKNAIRKLWKKLVMVSDER, via the coding sequence ATGCAAAACCAGAGTTTTGTAACTGAATTTGTCTTCCTGGGACTTTCACAGAATCCAAATCTTCAACAACTAATATTCTTTATATGTCTAGTTGTCTACATTGCGACTATTGGGAGCAACATGATGATTGTGGTAACTGTTGTCTGTAGCCCCGCACTGCTGGGTTCTCCCATGTATTTCTTCCtggctttcttgtctttactGGATGCAAGCTTCTCCTCTGCCATGACACCCAAGATGATTGTAGACTCTCTCTACAAGAGGAAAACCATCTCCTTTGAAGGATGCATGATACAACTTTTTGTTGAACACTTCTTTGGTGGGGCTGAGATGATGCTTCTGACagccatggcctatgaccgctacgTGGCCATTTGTAAGCCCTTACATTACTCTtccatcatgaccaggaagctcTGTGGCACTCTGGTGGGGGTGGCCTGGGCAGGAGGATTGTTACATTCTACTGTACAAATTATCTTCACTTTGCAGCTACCATTTTGTGGACCCAATGTTATTAATCACTTCATGTGCGACTTATTTCCATTACTGGAGCTTGCCTGCACTGACACTCACATCTTTGGCCTTTTCGTGGTTGCCAACAGTGGGTTGATCTGTATCATagtctttgttttgttgcttgtcTCCTATGGTTTTATCTTGCTGTCTTTGAGATCCCAGAGTTCTGAAGGGCGGTGGAAGGCTCTGTCTACTTGTGGGTCTCATATTGCTGTTGTGGTCTTGTTCTTTGTcccatgtatatttatatatgcaaggCCTCACAGTGCTTTCTCCTTTGACAAAATGGTAGCATTATTTTATACCATGCTATCCCCGTTGCTTAATCCTATCATTTACACTTTTAGGAATAAGGATATGAAAAATGCCATAAGGAAATTGTGGAAGAAATTGGTAATGGTATCAgatgaaagataa